In the Populus trichocarpa isolate Nisqually-1 chromosome 8, P.trichocarpa_v4.1, whole genome shotgun sequence genome, ATTAATCAAAAtggttattttatcaatttcttttgtgtGATCTTGATTTGCAGAAAGATAAGAACTCGATTATGCTAATGGCAGCAAAGAAGATTCAAGAGCTGGAGATGTACAAGGAGATGTTGAAGAGGAGaaatgatgagattgaagagaGATTGGCAGCAAGTGGAATCAGAAATGTTGAGAGTACAAAGATTAGAATTGAAGTAGCCAATCCAACATCAGGGGTGGATCCTATGATAGATGTTCTCAAGTGCTTGAAGAGTTTGGGAACAAAAACCAGAAGCATTCAATCACAGTTTTCTGATCAGGAACTTGTGGCAGTAATGGAAATTGAAACTAAGGTATTCCCACCACTCGTTATCTCTTGTTACTTTCCAACAATGGTCTTTTTAACTGGGCAAATTTTGATGCAGCATATCACGCATGGTATACTTGTGCTTGTTATTATCACTTTAGTGCTTAGTAATAAATAGCAGCTGCAGCCTATTAGTCTCGACAGAGAGAATTGGAAACAAAGACACCATTTTTCACGATCCGTCAGTATTTACTTCGTTGTATCTATTTCAGGCATAGCAGCCAAAACGCACTAAAACGAGTTATCTTTGGCCACAAACTTGTTCTATTTTTCATCCATGGAATGGAAGGGTCAATTTCAACTTTCTCCTCTTGCTGATGCTGGCCTTGTGAACATAAAAACATAGACATGATAAAATATGCAcgattataatatatatatatatacacacaccttTTATTGATGCTAATTGTGTGTTTCAAATGTTGCCAGATTGAAGCTGCTGAGATAGAAAATGCGGTGAAAAGGACACTAGCATGATATTGACAAGAATTCCCACGCCGTTTCCTGGAAGGTTAGATAGAAGCCAAAGgagaaaaccaaaacaaacgTGATCGTAACACCAGTCAGCTTGACTGTACAGTTTCGACAGATTGTAAAGTAATTGAGGTTAACAACGTTGAATATCACTGACTGGTTAGCTTCTCGATGGTTGAATTGTCTTTGAACTTTGATTGACTAAAATAAAAGCTTGAAAGACTTTTATTTGCGGCTAGGCAAGCGTTgtattatgtttaatttattatactaTTATCCATGATCAAAGGAAGGTTCAATAAAAAGACCAGTTGAGCAGTCGGCCATTTTCAAACCTGTTAAGTTAGGCCAGGACACCTTGCATTTCCTCTGGAAAGCAGTGATCTGTGTACCTCCCCTTTCAGAAATTAATAAACAAGGAAAGCGGCAAatgtcattcttttttcttacttAGGAAGTGATACGAGGATTTATCATAGTTAGCTGAGTGCCAGAAGCCCAGAGCACCCGTAATCCTATTAGGCTTCATCAACATAGCTTCTTTTTTAAGACATTTTATCAAAGCTGGCATAATAACAAAGAGTCTGGGAATTGACTTTTAACTTTATATTATAATTCAGAGgttattttcatgaataatttatgacaaaaataactttaaattagAGGTGTATATGACAAAAAAGACTCGTGACAAAGAAGGAGACATGACAGGCTAGGACTGGGTCGGAAAAGCCAGCACAATTCTGAGAACAGACAAGAGAAGCTACGATCAAGTCAAATAAGCCAGCAAGGAGATATTCCAATCTCAGAAGCTTGCAAACACTAAAAAGACCGTGTCTTTTCAGTTTATCTTATCAAAGAATGAAAGGTCACAAAAAACTGAAAAGATATGGCGCAGCTTACCAGACATCTAAAACAACATAGTAAAAGTGGAAGcagaaaatccaaaaacatgtttaagctaatataaaatattataataaaccaTCCTGAATCATCTCTCTAACCCGGATAAATGAGTGAAATTCTTTAGAATTATAAATGGAAACACAAAATGACACCATTAATCAACTAAATCGACAAAAATTTGACCACCTCAGATGTCATCAAAAGATAGGAAAGAACTGGAGTATCCTAGCTGCTGCAGAACATCTCACTTGAGAGGAATGAACCTAGAGGAATGGGTAGCACCAATACCAGGCCTACCATGCTTGACAGGCTTGTATGAGATTGAGAACTCGGCAAGATAATGCCCAATCATTTCAGGCTTGATTTCAACCTGATTGAATGTCTTGCCATTGTACACTCCAATGATGCTTCCAATCATTTCAGGTACAATGATCATGTTTCTTAAGTGTGTTCGGACTGGTTCCGGCTTCTCGCCAGCAGGGCCTCCCTTTTCTGtaccaaaacattaaaaaagaaataaatctcaaatttaTACAATCAGAAATCAATGAAAAGTTATCAAACAAACCCGATCAAGTGAACTATAGATGGACATATGAGCCCCATCAATTGATTTGAGTTTAAATAAGACTTCATACACCTAAAGTTTTCTATTATAAATGGTACAGTGGATAGAGCATTTGGAAACAAACATTTTAACACGCAACATATGATTAAGGCCTAATAGGACGATTGCTCTAAATCATAAGGGAGCTTGAAAAACAATATGCCTCTAAAAAGCCCCAATTAAGACTGGAAAACACTCTCAAGGTAAGTGGGATTAAGACCTTGTTCGTTTCTTAGACTAGAAACCATTTTTCTCACTTTTTCATGTTTGGTGGACTTCAGCGAAGTGGTTTCtcgtcaaagaaaaaaattagacttttgaaaagaaaagtgtttttctttttttattttcagataatactTTCCAAAACACCTCTCCTCTCATAACACCTCTCtttcaatatgaaaatatattttatctaaaaaaaacccatcaaaatattcttatatCTATTTACCATTAACTAATTTGACCTTttcaatgtgaaaaaaaatattttaaggttttaaaaatgaaaaaaaatattaatagattttacgtaaaaatatatttaataaggttatatgtcaataatattatatttaaaatatttatattatttgtataattacaatttataaaataaaatttgcatgaatatatgatataataagATTCTACATCGACCATGGTGTGTCAAATGAATCATTTACATCCACGTTCCAAATCCTTCAGCgtgattttttattagttatttaaaGCTAACCTCTCCGGCTACAAAACTAACTATAAACCACGTTAAAATCTAGTTAACCTAATTAAATGTTTACTTGTTGTTCAGGTCTTATTTAGCGTTATggtctaattataatttttttaaaagttattttttttattttaatacattaatacaaaaaataaattttaaaaaataaaaaatatattttaaaaagcaatatttatcacattttcaaacaaaaattcaagCTTCCCAATTATCTCTAGCCTACAAGATATTTCactattcattggaatagtTGGGGTAAGGTGATATTTTCATTGTAATATAATTgtcttttataaattatatggagttagattgattttttttattgtgcgttaaaattattaatttaaccatatgatgaaaaaaatatattgtctaTTACTCAAGGTTGTTTTtgtcttctcattttttttaaacactgtAGCTACTTTGATGCCTTTTGAGGCAAAATCAACATATCTCTCTCACAAGttattttttcctcattttacattggttttattgtgaattttaaTGTTACTTGTGGACATTACTGTAATTGACATGTAttgaatattatttgaaataaaaaaacttgtcaaggCGTGCATAGTAAGCGCCAACATTTGGACGACCCCTATGTTGTTCGAGCAATGCATGTGGGATCGTCCAGCCATGAAACGCCACCTTTCAAGTTGGTGTTTAGAAGGTCTCGACACCTCCTATATGATGGGGTGGCACATGGCCTAGAAGTGCCTTTAGTTTGGCGtcgatatcttttttttttttttttcatgttcctTTTTCTCCCCTTCTCAAATTCAACGTAATTCCCTTCAAAAATTCAGACCAattccttcaatttctttttcattctcaTTTGGTCGATGTCATCttgactattatttttttttaccatgtacaagtcattaaattaaaaatatttttcaatccctctccttttattttttaatttttcggatttgatccttattttttatattattgttttttattttcaataagctataaaattattattttttcaatgtcactccttttttattttatttttttatctttcaaattttggttatcatttttttaattactatttattttgttcggATCATTTTTTAGTTTcgtttttacaatttcattatccatgattttttttcctatcaaataaatatacttttaaaactcaTATAAACACAGGTTAAATTTCACGAAAAGagtaaaataattcaaagttaaTAGCGTAGCATCATCCATTTGGCAGAAAGCACAATCATGATTTTTCGATGTTTAGAATAGAGGTTTTGAGCTCCGATTGAACAGTGGGCCTGGAAGGATCCAAGACGATGTCTTTCCAAACAGAGCCCGGCTTGAAAATGGGGCTTGGGTCTGTGTAAAGCTCGTAGATGGACTCTGCATCAGCCCTCAAATTGCTTGCATTTGTCAAGCATTTGTACCCCTCTGGATCAATCAGGAGCTTGTTGTCCCCATCTTTCCATGCTATCAGCTGCATTCATTTTGTGCCAATCAGAAAGTCAGTGTATAAGAAAAATGCAGTCCCTACTTGTCTTTTGAATCGATACCAGTAAGGAAATCTACAGGCAAGAACTAAGATAACTGCTGCTACTTCTGAGCTATGAGGTCTGGAAGGTGGGGCTAATTTTCGTACATAATGCAGTGTGTTCGAGGTCCATTTCTTGTCGAGGCCTCGAGATACAGAATAGTGCATCCAGGGGACAACAATCTACTATTCCAAgcttaaatttatcaaaaatatacagtggttgaaggttgaaattataattgaaattaaagataaataaaaataatttaatgtgtttaataaaaaaatattttttaaattgagattataaaataattaaaaatatatatatatatatattaatattaataatttttaatttaaatattatagatttaattattattatattattaaataaataatatttttatattaaattctaCAAATACTACTTCATCATATAATCTCTTTctatctaatttatatagtatcattcaataatattaaatattattttttcaagtaaaacataattaaaaaaaaattaattttttttttcaaatccacTTCAAATGAAatagttaaaaacaaaatttaggcTGAATTCGGTCCTGCCGGACAGTGAAAAACATCTCCACTGTCTACACACGGTAGAAAGTCAATTAAATTCACTGAACAGTGttgagtgaattaaattcactctccactgtttaTTGTTACAAAAGTGAACAGCTATCGTATGGAGACAGAGAGAAGCAGCATGAAACTGCTATTTGCTGATCTGcgttcaaaacacaaaacatgGTGGGTCGCTCCTGAAATAAATCACGTTTCCTTAATTACCAAACACTTGTTTTCTGAAATTTATTCCAAAAGTAGAAGCAACCCAAAAACCCTCGAAATCTATTGAAATAAATTAGACCCATCACCCATCTGTCAGTTCTAAGAAGTTAAGGGTAGTTGGCAAACTCTCTTCCCTAATCGATGTGTTGTTTTAGAGGTGCCATGCTTGACACACCCTGTCATGAAACTTGAGGCGCTGTGCATTTGTGTGTGCCAGTCATTTTGTGAAAGAAAACAAGCACGAGATGCATGCGGATAAGCCTGATGGAAGAGTCTACTTACACTAGGCGGTGCTCCCACTGAATTGGTGCAATAAAGCCTGGCATTATCAACAAGTTGGCAGTATCTTTCAAATGCGCTGGCGAATCTCTTGTGGGACTTTAACTGGGAATTCACCCTCACTGCCCTTCTTGTCGTTATGGCTCTCCTGTTCAAAATCCCAGAAAAACATACCCTCTTTCATTGCTACCATGTACCATATGACAATCAACGAGAATGATGTTGATTACTACATAGCtagttttatgtttaattacCGGAAAGAAAAACCCACTAGTTTTATCATGTTTCGATTGTTACCTGATGCCCCTAACAACAGCTAGGTAGGGGTCACAGACAACTCCAACCAGCTCTATTCTGTATGGTTTCCTGCCAGTCAATTCTCCTTTCTCGTTGTTTAATCGCTGGTCTTCTTCCTCTTGCTCTACCTTTTCCCAGTAATTTTCATCGACGGTCCCATCCTCAGCAACCTGGTACCCTGGTCCCATTCGGTAACGACACGTGTGCACATTACGAGCCATGGCAATTGTTTGCTCCACAAAAGGCTCCCATGAAAGGGTGCCATCCATGATCACATCCCGTCCTTCATTCAGTGCAGTTACTAGGAGTGATGATGCAGCATCGGTTGATGATTGGTGCACCTATAACAGACAATAAGATTAATTGCAGAATGGGATTGATTTCAACTTTATGATCCTGGAATGTTCTgttttttaaagctaaaaatcTCTACCCAGGTGGGAAAAAAGAGGGGTGGAGTATTACCAGTTCAGCAGTTTGAAGCATGTCATCGTGATGGCCCATGTAGCTAATGGCTCTGTAGATGACATCCGACTCTTTGAATGCATCAGCCTCTACCACAACCGCCTTTGCCTTTGCTCCTGACCAGAACGGTCTGCCCAATTATTGATCAGTGTCCCGTCAATtcacaatcacaatcacaatgCATGCGCTATTTGCCACTGCTAAACATCTTTACTCCCGGCCCCATTGTTTATCGAATTCcgtaaattaaattttctttcgaCAAGATATTTGGCATGTTAAAAGGGGTATTCTAGAATCCTAACAAGGCTTTATAACGGTTTCGGGAAAGTAACGaaagttcaaaaaatatatgagaaataaaacaatttgaatagtaattttaaattactattaaaaatagtGTTCGAATACAATcgttattatataaaaattaattcaaaattttatattcaataatcaataaataagatttataattcaataatcaAGAATAAACAAGTCATCATGAAACGTTGAAATTCCCTTTTCAATACagtcaatatcattaaaaagatCTGGATGAAACAATTCTAACCACATATTTAGAAACCATcacatataattataatttattaaaggtTTTGTTTAGAGTTAGTTTAGGGTTAATTACGATCTCATTTGGTATTCTTCAAAGATGTAGTTAGAATCATCtcgttaagatatttttaatgatacCGAGTGTGTCAAAAACAGAGCTCCAGTATATCCCTAATGatccattctttcttttcttttctttttctttatttatttttttctcttgccaCATTACCTTATCTtatctttcttcctttctttttattattgaatcttaaatttcatttttcgaCCATCGCATTTTCATAAAATTccaagttaatttttgtttagattgtttaatttacaaaagaaaCATGTCTTGAAATATAACTAAACAACCtctacaaaaacatattttaaaatacaattattatttcaaatagtagttgtatataaaaataatattctcaaacacaattatatttgtgctatttttcaaatattttttaatatatgttattttttcaatatttttagcgttatttaaaaaaaaaagaccatgttGAAGCCCTATTACTCTCAAAGTCTTTCGTTTTTCTGGGTTGCTGATACCCTTCTTTCATGCATGTTATacatatttctatttctatatttaaattatgcagataatagaaaaatcatgaaagttatttttaatgtttacgAGGTAAAATTTGATAAATGCATACTCTTTGAGAATATCTTTGGTGACAGTGCTCTTGCCAGCCCCCATACCACCACCCATAAGCAGCAGCACCGGACTTCTCTCACTCAGTGCCACAGGCACCATGACCTCCGTACAATGTGATTCCCCCTGGCCGATTGCTTTCAATTCCTCAACTATAGTAGAAAATGCCCTTGTAACCTTCAAGTTCTTGGTCACCCTCTCAAATCTTTGTTTTCTGCCAAAACccacaaaaattaaaaccatgacgataatataaatgaaaaaccaTTCGATTCCTGAAACCATAAAGTTTGGTGTGGTATAAATGAAAAACCACGGCACCTCTGGCCCttcataaaagagaaaaatgaggCCAAGTGGAAGTGggtgaattgaaaaataaaaaaattaaagtgcctagaaaatacataattaaaaaaataataatctaatgttattttttttattattaaacctaaGTCGATTGAAGTAAtttctattctaaaaaaaacaattctacttaaaaaaaattaaataacaggAGTCGTAATTATGAATTAGATCTGCTGGAGAAGCACTTCCCTAGCCACTCCTTCAATGAGTTACGACAGGCACGATAAGATCATTgtacttcaaagttcaaacttgTCAATAATGAAGAACATTCATTGTGTCGTGCAAAGCAGCActactttataaaatataatattttatattacattattataatatcacATTTCAAGCTGTGCAAGGCATGGACGGGTTAAGTCAATAAGTAATATAATATTACAAGTCATTGTCATCAAACCCTGTCTGGGATTTGATCTAGTAAAGTCGTTGGTTGTGGCTGGGATGCATTcgggttaatttaaaaataataaaaataaaaattatatttaatattttaatatctcaTATTTTATGATTACCCATGTTATGTTACTTGACCCCGGATTACCCTGTCGAGCCGGGTTTTATGAATATGCTAAGAGGTAAAACAAacctataattaataattactgCATGTTAAAATCGTTtgaaaaatgtaaaagaaattgCAGAATGTGAATTACCTTGTGGCAGCCATTACAATGCCTTTGAGCTTTGGTTTCTTCACGGATTCAACATCTATAACCTGCCATCCATACAGAAAATTAGAGTAAAGAGCATAAGACAAgaacagaaaataaaaggtactgttccttttctttttattatttggttCTGAAAATTGATGATAAACCTGACTGATAAACAGAGATGCTCTGCTCCAATGGAATGCGAAATAAGTGAGGATGCATTTTTCAAATTCCTCCATCAGCTTCACGTACAGAGATTCAAACTCAGGTAGATTagcaaaaaaatcatagatgtTATTCTCACACCCTTCAGATCTTTTCAGATAATCATAAGCCAATTTGCATAGCCGTGGACACTCATCTGCATCTACAAATCCCATCTGCCTAGCTACAAAGACCAGTACAGTGAAAAATGGGtaaaatttcttctttcttgactcttgagaaaaaaacattatttgtctAGAAAAAGTAGTACAACTGAACAGTTTATAAttacttaaattaatttaccaacataATCGGAGAATCTTTCAAGATTTCCCAAACGGCCAGATTCTGTCCTGACTAAGCCTGGAATGATGTGCTGGTCTATTTTAGCCTTTGATTTTCTCCGATAGTAGAGAGTTGTGGCAGCAGTACTGATGAAACCCAGTAACGAAGCGGCAAGAACTCGTGTCAAAATGACCTTGGCATGGCCGCTATTATTATctaaaagaaaggaaggaacTTTCGTCAGAGCTTATTTTCTTACTAGAAAACGATCAGACAGAGAGATTAcgcagagaaagaaaaaagaaggctTACCTGGCTGCATCTTGTTGAAGCTTAGAGGAGGCTTCACTGCAGATTTGAGATAGTTTGCCGGGCTTTAGATGATTTTACCGATTACAGATGGAGCTCATCTCATGATAAAACAAAGATGTGACTTTGTGGGCCTTCGTTTTCATGATAAAggatgataaataaatttttaaatgcttAGCGATTCccacatgacaaaaaaaaaacatttctttgatTTGATGCACATCCTTCCacgttttattaattaaaataaaagttaaaatatatgGAATTTTTATTCTACATGTGTCTTTATTTGTTATGTATTGTAATAGTTAATCCacgattttattctttaaaaattcttatttaaatgtttttcaagaGGTAAAACGggtttttttagttcatttgtTAAATGACTTCGTTGCCCTTTAGTTAACAatgatttatggttttttttggcattttgtatttttagctaCAGTGTAATGATTCTATCacgattcaatttttttaaagcttgaTTCTATGAAGTAAtttgtaattgaaaaatatttcttttttgttttaataattattgaGTTCAAAGGGGTAGGATgatgtttttggaaaaaaaacattaaaagctAACTCGTGAGCGTGTCAATTGCGTTCGGGCAATGTGTATGGTTACACATGGTGGTTAAAAACTTGATTTCATCGCATCATTAGATTTGTCTCAGCTTCATCTTCCTCCCTGTGCGACGCGTGTGCTTATTGGACCTCCAATGAGTCACcaacatccttttcttttcttttcctcttgaaaaattattggaaTTGACATCTCGCTAGACCTCTGGACACTTGATCTTAGAGCATAGTCGAATCTAATAGAGTTGAGTCTGATACCTTACTAGACTTATTAGCGCTTGGGTTCCATGCGCAACCAAAcccaataaaatttatatttaatatctaTTCATAGTTTCATATTCCTTAAGTATTTGAGGTGTAGGGTAAGGCCTTTCAAGGAAAAGGAATTTGTGTAAAATATGTTGATAccgaatataataaaaacaaaaaagaccaaTGTCATTTCACTGGGAGCGAGTTAGAGTAAGGGTCAGTATGCAAATAGAACAAAAATGAAGATATAATTGAACTTAAATAAATGGGTATAAAATGAAATAACCATATTGTTTAGGGGTTTAAAAACATATTGGGGGTGGGGGGCCTCGCCTACatagataattaaattaagagcTTGAGTGGTAAATGGATGTGATACATTTTGTTGGAATAACATTATGTACATTTATAATTGATGGCTATTTTAGGAAAGATCTCATATATTTtcatttggaattttttttttttgtgttttaaaagtatttttttaaaaaaattaatttttaattttttttcttggtttgaattaatatttttttggtatttttaaattattttgatacactgatatcaaaaataattttttaaaaataaaaaaatattattttaatgcatttctgagtaaaaaatattttaaatagtaaccgcaaccacacttccaaatacCCTTTAAGTGGCCTATTTACCCGTGTAGTTCATATAAAAATCTAGctatttcataaaaagaaaattagctagaagaaaattttgttttgtaaacaaaacaactaatgtatatttaaataaataaatcggtaatacttataaataaaattcacagGTTGGATTATATAACTCTAGTTTGATTTACAAACGAATTTATGTTGGCCTTATttgtaagagaaaaataaaagttacgACTGTTTGTTTATTTGCTAGTTTTTGAATAATTGAGAGGTGGtagagtttttttaatctaaaaatttatttctaaatacattttcatctaaaaatacatgataaatattcttatcatgttaataaattaatttttaactctaaacacttcaaaaagggtctaaaaaacaaaatcaaactagaatttttttttttttgaactcaaTCTATTTTTCccaacaatataaaattttgacaTGTTGACATTaagattgatatttgttttttgttggaatgtggttaattaatatttttctcttttcctcaaCATTTATCGACgagtttctcttctctcttagATTCATGGattgaaagaaatagaaaataattttttgaacctAAACTAAGATTACAAAAGTTAAAGGGtccaaattaaagaagaaaggaaaataggtgggctgaaaaatatatatatatatattttttttttttttattttgctgatTTTGAGACCGACGACGTGGTTTTCACATGATTTACGTTGTGGGTGGAGGGCTCCGTCCAGCTCATAAtgatctttaatattaaaagcatatataattttatatgcttTTGAATAATCAATAATAATGGTGTGGTTGCGTTAGGATTCAACAAccacatataaaataataataaaaaaaatacacagcTGGAAATCACTTTACACTATTCTAACTCTATCGCCAAAGCATCTCACATATTATTGCATCAACTTGgcattaaaatattcttaatattaacaGCTGATGTGTATGTTTCACTTTTACCTGCTGCTGTATTAATGGTAGAAATTATATCATGATGTTATTGGTCTGCAAATCACTGTCTTTTACACGACACTCACAGAGGTATTTGTCGTCACTGAGGGTAAACACatcattttatatatcaatcttaattataaaaaaacacacacacagagacaaTTAAAGAATCTATGGTTATATCAGCACAAATATGAAGGTAAGCTTTCTTTCCCTAGCCATTCCTCCATGCCAAACGTACTTGAAATTGGACGATGGTGTCATGTTTACGAGGGACAGATGAAAAGCAATAGAAATGGcaaatcaaaactatatatGCAAAAGCTTACTCAAGCGCTTTGTTCTTCTcactttttatgtatttttgcaAGCGACACCTGAATCTATATCTGCCTAAAACCGTAACATTTTCATCTCTTCAATTTTCAATCTTAAATCTTCTTCGGAGGGTGTCTTGCCACCATCCTTCAAGGTTGCACACCACCATGCCATTAGCTCTATTAAGGAAACTAAAGCAATCACAGCAATGCCATCTCCAATATAGCTGTCACCATTTATGTCAATACCATATATGTGTATTCCATGATTTTAGGATCAGGTTTTTCTTTCTGTTACATGACTTTGATTGCCTAAACTTATGGTTTCGGGTTGTATAAAGATATTAAAGATGTACAGAGATAAGCGTGCATTTGTAATAAGAATAATTACAACAGTTTTTGTATCCGCTTTAAGCTCACCCTGCAAAATACAGGAGTTGGGCTTAACCGCCActtttgaaagtaaaaaaaatgagagcaaaaccatctag is a window encoding:
- the LOC7467528 gene encoding 40S ribosomal protein S15 — its product is MVSSLRNEQEKGGPAGEKPEPVRTHLRNMIIVPEMIGSIIGVYNGKTFNQVEIKPEMIGHYLAEFSISYKPVKHGRPGIGATHSSRFIPLK
- the LOC7473448 gene encoding transcription factor bHLH92 gives rise to the protein MDHFFQQQFLQGDVFCYANGPVNQSAFVPYICRPWGGSEVGVGSSSMGVYPTNMNRRMIEFMRRSFTVKIETQEPDSKRCYRHKMSERLRRQRERNGYLALHSLLPHDTKKDKNSIMLMAAKKIQELEMYKEMLKRRNDEIEERLAASGIRNVESTKIRIEVANPTSGVDPMIDVLKCLKSLGTKTRSIQSQFSDQELVAVMEIETKIEAAEIENAVKRTLA
- the LOC7473449 gene encoding calmodulin calcium-dependent NAD kinase; translation: MQPDNNSGHAKVILTRVLAASLLGFISTAATTLYYRRKSKAKIDQHIIPGLVRTESGRLGNLERFSDYVARQMGFVDADECPRLCKLAYDYLKRSEGCENNIYDFFANLPEFESLYVKLMEEFEKCILTYFAFHWSRASLFISQVIDVESVKKPKLKGIVMAATRKQRFERVTKNLKVTRAFSTIVEELKAIGQGESHCTEVMVPVALSERSPVLLLMGGGMGAGKSTVTKDILKEPFWSGAKAKAVVVEADAFKESDVIYRAISYMGHHDDMLQTAELVHQSSTDAASSLLVTALNEGRDVIMDGTLSWEPFVEQTIAMARNVHTCRYRMGPGYQVAEDGTVDENYWEKVEQEEEDQRLNNEKGELTGRKPYRIELVGVVCDPYLAVVRGIRRAITTRRAVRVNSQLKSHKRFASAFERYCQLVDNARLYCTNSVGAPPSLIAWKDGDNKLLIDPEGYKCLTNASNLRADAESIYELYTDPSPIFKPGSVWKDIVLDPSRPTVQSELKTSILNIEKS